The Microcoleus sp. AS-A8 genome window below encodes:
- a CDS encoding reverse transcriptase family protein, giving the protein MPDSDQQSTPSKTSIKPELHKECEELRKQFFAMKTPRDVAQLLEIPYQRLVYHLYQVPLEERYLTFELKKKSGGVRIVSAPASALKLIQKKLNQVLQCAYQPKPSVHGFTFSKNITTNAKAHTGKRYVLNIDLKDFFPSINFGRVRGMFIAMPYSFSPDIATILAQICCYNNQLPQGAPSSPIVSNMVCAKLDSQLQQLARKLRCTYTRYADDITFSTTVPKFPKELAYLIDINEQQKLVLGDGLLSIIKDNGFQINEKKIRLQSKDEHQEVTGLTVNQFTNVNRNYIRQIRAMLHAWEKFGLELAEREHRIKYYFKQKSPYKNIPSFKQVLRGKIEFVGMVRGKEDQIYQKYLNHYLRLNNPVI; this is encoded by the coding sequence ATGCCGGACAGCGATCAGCAGTCAACCCCATCAAAAACTTCCATCAAACCTGAGCTTCATAAGGAATGCGAGGAACTCCGCAAACAGTTCTTTGCAATGAAAACGCCTAGGGATGTAGCACAGCTTCTAGAAATACCATACCAACGACTTGTCTACCACCTATATCAGGTTCCTCTTGAGGAAAGATATCTAACTTTTGAACTGAAGAAGAAGTCAGGAGGCGTTCGTATAGTATCTGCCCCTGCTAGTGCTTTAAAGCTGATTCAGAAGAAACTGAATCAAGTTCTACAATGTGCGTACCAACCTAAACCTTCAGTTCATGGATTCACTTTTAGCAAGAATATTACTACTAACGCTAAGGCACATACAGGAAAAAGATATGTTTTGAATATTGATTTAAAAGACTTTTTTCCTTCTATCAACTTTGGCAGAGTGAGGGGAATGTTTATTGCAATGCCGTATTCTTTTAGTCCAGATATAGCAACGATTTTAGCACAAATTTGCTGCTATAACAATCAACTACCCCAAGGAGCACCTAGTTCACCAATAGTGAGTAATATGGTATGTGCGAAGCTCGATAGCCAACTTCAACAACTGGCTAGAAAACTTAGATGCACTTATACAAGATATGCTGATGATATAACCTTCTCGACAACCGTACCAAAATTTCCTAAAGAGTTGGCGTACTTGATAGACATCAATGAGCAGCAAAAACTCGTTTTAGGTGATGGGTTATTGTCAATTATTAAAGATAATGGATTTCAAATAAATGAAAAGAAGATTAGATTGCAATCAAAAGATGAGCATCAGGAAGTTACTGGTTTAACAGTCAATCAATTCACCAATGTAAATCGCAATTATATTCGTCAAATCAGAGCTATGCTTCATGCCTGGGAAAAGTTTGGACTTGAATTAGCTGAAAGAGAACATCGAATAAAGTATTATTTTAAGCAGAAAAGTCCCTACAAGAATATACCTTCATTTAAACAGGTTCTTCGCGGAAAGATTGAGTTTGTTGGAATGGTAAGAGGCAAAGAAGACCAAATTTATCAAAAATATTTAAATCATTACTTAAGACTAAATAATCCGGTAATTTGA
- a CDS encoding NADAR family protein: protein MTIYFYGTRDRYGCFSNFSPHGFELDGVYWPTSEHYFQAQKFAGTLHADQIREVKTARDAAKMGRERKRPLRPDWEQVKDDIMRKAVLRKFETHADIREILLSTNDEPIVENSPVDYYWGCGKDGSGKNQLGLILMEVRENLRNADSV, encoded by the coding sequence ATGACGATTTACTTCTACGGTACTCGCGATCGCTACGGTTGTTTTTCCAATTTTTCGCCCCATGGATTCGAGTTGGATGGCGTTTATTGGCCTACCAGCGAGCACTATTTTCAAGCCCAAAAGTTTGCCGGAACACTTCACGCTGACCAAATTCGGGAGGTGAAAACAGCAAGAGATGCGGCGAAAATGGGGCGTGAACGAAAACGCCCTCTGCGTCCAGATTGGGAACAAGTCAAAGACGACATTATGCGGAAAGCCGTTTTACGTAAATTTGAAACCCATGCCGACATTCGCGAAATCTTACTTTCCACCAACGATGAACCAATCGTTGAAAATTCTCCTGTCGATTATTATTGGGGCTGTGGCAAAGACGGCAGTGGCAAAAATCAATTGGGGCTGATTTTAATGGAAGTTCGAGAAAATCTGCGTAATGCCGATTCTGTTTAA
- a CDS encoding family 10 glycosylhydrolase, which translates to MVSASTSFSDIQNHWARLFIEALAQRGLVSGFPNGTFRPNNSMTRVEFAAIIAKAFTRPSKRQYVGFVDVPPSHWAATAIRKAYETGFISGFPDKHFRLNDRISRVQVLVSLVSGLEMASKVKSDLIAGLPVIYQDAAAIPSYANDDVAIATRAGIVANYPNIKLLGPNVAATRADVAAFVYQALVYLGEAPPIQSNYIVVPPQPGVPLYPTVTLSHRREFRGVWVTTVWNSDWPSKPGLPVEQQKSELLNILNRIQALNFNALILQVRPEGDALYASQLEPWSGWLTGTQGKAPSPFYDPLEFAIAECHKRNIELHAWFNPYRAKTNAKPGGTVRPHITITNPQYVYTWGNQLWMDPGAQVIQDRAYNVMLDVVRRYDVDGIHLDDYFYPYPIQGKSFPDSKTYSAYKSAGGKLSLGDWRRDNVNKMVQRLWAGIKATKPHVKFGISPFGIYRPGQPPQSTGLDAYSVLYADAKKWLEQGWVDYLAPQLYWKINQKGQSYPVLLKWWTDINAKKRHIYAGNNLGQLDGKSWKLPEINKQVELTRNLYEKSSLGNIFFSMSAFTENRQGIYNSFKSSLYAKPALVPAMAWRDSLPPFPPVGLVAKNRQLSWKAADNQDVRAWTLYKQSAGKWTLERILPTATRVATVEPGTYALCAVDRMANESAGVVVTVS; encoded by the coding sequence ATGGTATCTGCCTCAACTTCCTTCTCTGACATTCAGAATCATTGGGCACGCTTATTCATCGAAGCCTTAGCCCAACGTGGCCTTGTTAGCGGGTTTCCTAACGGAACGTTTCGCCCCAACAACTCCATGACTCGTGTTGAGTTTGCGGCTATTATTGCCAAAGCCTTTACGAGACCTTCAAAGCGGCAGTATGTTGGCTTTGTCGATGTGCCTCCCAGCCACTGGGCTGCCACTGCCATTCGCAAAGCTTACGAAACCGGGTTTATTAGCGGCTTTCCCGATAAGCACTTCCGCCTAAACGATAGAATTTCTAGGGTGCAGGTTTTAGTGTCCCTAGTCAGTGGCTTAGAGATGGCCTCGAAGGTCAAATCTGACCTGATAGCAGGACTTCCCGTGATTTACCAAGATGCGGCGGCAATTCCTAGCTATGCCAACGATGATGTAGCGATCGCCACTCGTGCGGGAATTGTGGCAAACTATCCCAATATCAAGTTACTCGGCCCCAATGTTGCAGCAACCCGTGCCGATGTCGCGGCGTTTGTCTATCAAGCTTTAGTGTATCTGGGTGAAGCTCCTCCAATCCAATCTAACTATATTGTGGTTCCCCCACAACCCGGTGTTCCCCTTTATCCGACGGTTACCTTGAGTCATCGCCGGGAATTCCGAGGCGTGTGGGTGACAACGGTGTGGAACAGTGATTGGCCTTCCAAGCCGGGGCTTCCGGTTGAACAACAAAAATCTGAACTGCTTAACATCCTAAACCGGATACAAGCGCTAAATTTCAACGCCCTAATTTTACAGGTACGACCGGAAGGGGATGCCCTGTACGCCTCTCAATTAGAACCTTGGAGTGGTTGGCTGACAGGAACTCAGGGGAAAGCACCCTCACCCTTTTATGACCCTTTGGAGTTTGCGATCGCAGAATGCCACAAGCGTAACATTGAACTCCATGCTTGGTTCAATCCCTACCGCGCCAAAACAAATGCCAAACCAGGTGGCACGGTTCGCCCTCACATCACCATCACCAATCCCCAATACGTTTACACCTGGGGCAATCAGTTGTGGATGGACCCAGGCGCACAAGTCATTCAAGACAGGGCTTACAATGTAATGCTCGATGTAGTGCGCCGCTATGACGTGGATGGCATTCACCTGGATGATTATTTTTATCCCTATCCCATCCAAGGAAAGTCGTTCCCCGACAGCAAAACCTACTCCGCCTATAAATCCGCTGGCGGTAAACTCAGCTTGGGCGACTGGCGGCGGGACAATGTGAATAAAATGGTTCAGCGCTTATGGGCAGGGATTAAGGCCACAAAACCCCATGTCAAGTTTGGTATTAGCCCCTTTGGCATTTACCGCCCCGGACAACCACCTCAGAGTACTGGACTAGATGCGTATAGTGTGCTATATGCGGATGCGAAGAAATGGTTGGAACAAGGCTGGGTGGATTATCTAGCGCCGCAACTCTACTGGAAGATTAACCAAAAAGGCCAGAGTTATCCCGTGTTGCTGAAGTGGTGGACGGATATTAACGCTAAGAAACGACACATTTATGCGGGTAACAATCTAGGGCAGTTGGATGGCAAGAGTTGGAAGCTTCCAGAGATTAACAAGCAAGTTGAACTCACGCGCAACCTGTATGAGAAGTCCTCACTGGGGAATATCTTCTTCAGTATGAGTGCTTTCACGGAAAATCGTCAGGGCATCTATAACAGCTTCAAGTCTTCGCTGTATGCCAAACCCGCACTAGTACCGGCGATGGCATGGCGAGATAGCTTACCCCCCTTCCCGCCAGTGGGACTAGTCGCGAAGAACCGCCAACTGTCTTGGAAGGCGGCTGATAATCAGGATGTTCGTGCTTGGACGCTTTATAAGCAGAGTGCTGGTAAATGGACGCTTGAGCGAATTTTACCGACGGCGACAAGGGTAGCAACGGTTGAACCGGGAACCTATGCCTTGTGTGCAGTGGATAGGATGGCGAATGAAAGTGCGGGAGTGGTTGTTACAGTGAGTTGA
- a CDS encoding lamin tail domain-containing protein: protein MNKKLGKIILANDASTLSNLGFEKSPDAAIFAKNIANWFTGGRPGKFHSYSDPDRRESESALAKTMTKAGHIWTVGYDIPENVDAIFTHETTIYDDILRDLVNAGGNVYLAADTEDEDYATGYEFNWFLCELGLQFKEGYNGISGNQPINNEHPIFAGVKFLYQRNGSSIIDFQPDEQANQILVSSPDGEGLYAILDLSKATPHVRISRIFSDGSVKSTEADEYIAIVNESLVDIDISGWKIQGINCNQEFSFPTGTVLKKGAECRVYTNEVHPESGGFSFGSKRSVWNNSSNEGRLYDAQGNLMSSYAYTEHSQKLSNLTKSLGYDNLILEAAPEAIKAQQALGGQVTFEEALTLAYDSFEGDNTEEGSAVDAIADNAAAVGVPYAYFNGDHVPSAYHYLRKPTTKITLCTPQTPMLPTKGESIEANWIFMLQIPELNTVHWAIIDRSGEEEVYNYGCQLS, encoded by the coding sequence ATGAACAAAAAATTAGGCAAAATAATTCTCGCTAATGATGCTTCAACTTTAAGTAACCTCGGATTTGAAAAATCTCCTGACGCGGCAATTTTTGCCAAAAATATTGCTAATTGGTTCACGGGCGGTCGTCCAGGCAAGTTTCATTCTTACTCTGACCCGGATCGACGCGAATCGGAATCTGCTTTAGCAAAGACAATGACTAAAGCTGGTCATATATGGACTGTAGGATATGATATCCCAGAAAATGTGGATGCGATCTTTACACATGAAACAACTATTTATGACGATATACTCAGAGATTTGGTTAACGCCGGAGGGAACGTTTACTTAGCTGCCGATACGGAAGATGAAGACTATGCTACAGGGTATGAATTTAACTGGTTTCTTTGCGAATTGGGTTTACAGTTTAAAGAGGGCTATAACGGGATTTCAGGAAATCAACCCATTAATAACGAGCATCCGATTTTTGCTGGAGTTAAATTTCTCTATCAACGCAATGGCAGTTCAATTATAGATTTTCAACCTGACGAGCAAGCCAATCAAATTCTCGTTTCTAGTCCTGATGGAGAAGGGTTGTATGCAATACTCGATCTATCAAAGGCGACACCCCACGTCAGGATAAGCAGAATTTTTTCAGATGGAAGTGTTAAATCCACAGAGGCGGACGAATATATCGCTATTGTCAACGAGAGTCTGGTTGATATAGATATATCAGGCTGGAAAATTCAAGGCATAAATTGCAATCAGGAATTCTCTTTTCCCACAGGGACAGTATTAAAAAAAGGAGCTGAGTGTCGAGTTTATACTAACGAGGTGCATCCAGAGTCAGGCGGCTTCTCTTTCGGTAGCAAACGCTCTGTTTGGAATAACTCTTCAAATGAGGGACGGCTGTATGATGCTCAGGGAAATTTGATGTCTAGCTATGCTTATACTGAGCACAGTCAGAAGTTATCTAATCTGACAAAATCCCTTGGCTATGACAATCTGATCCTAGAGGCAGCTCCAGAAGCGATTAAGGCACAACAAGCTTTAGGCGGTCAGGTAACTTTTGAGGAAGCATTAACTTTGGCATACGATAGTTTTGAAGGTGACAACACAGAAGAAGGCTCTGCTGTAGACGCGATCGCAGATAATGCTGCTGCTGTGGGTGTGCCATACGCCTATTTTAATGGCGATCACGTACCCTCGGCTTACCACTATCTGCGAAAACCCACCACTAAAATTACCCTGTGTACCCCACAGACACCGATGCTCCCCACAAAAGGGGAAAGCATAGAAGCTAACTGGATATTTATGTTACAAATTCCTGAACTCAACACAGTCCATTGGGCGATTATCGACCGTTCGGGCGAAGAAGAAGTGTACAACTACGGTTGCCAATTGTCCTGA